In the Deinococcus sp. KNUC1210 genome, TCTGGCGGGCGAGTGGGCCGGGCGCGGCGTGCGTGTGAATGCGATTGCGCCGGGCTACACCGCGACCCCTCTCACGAAGATGGGCATGTCGAACGAAGACTGGAGCCGCGTCTGGCTGAGCGAAACCCCGATGGGCCGCGTGGCCGAGCCGCGTGAGATGGCGGCGGCGGTGCTGTATCTGGCCTCCGACGCTTCGAGCTTCGTGACCGGGCACACGCTGGTGGTGGACGGCGGCTATACCGCGTGGTGATCGCACCAGGGATGAGGTGGATATGACACAGGCAAGAACATCAAAGACCAGTCTGCTGAACGCCGTTCGCGATCTGAGCTGGGAAGAGCGCACCGTACCGGCTCCCGGCCCGTTCGAGGTGCGCGTGCAGGTGCAGCGCATCGGCGTATGCGGCTCGGACGTGCACTACTACACCCACGGGCGGATCGGCGGTTTTGTGGTCGAGGCTCCGCTGGTGCTGGGCCATGAGGTCAGCGGCACCGTCGAGGCAGTGGGCGAGGGTGTGACACGCCTAAAGGTGGGCGACCGGGTGGCGCTGGAACCGGGCATTCCCTGCCGCAAATGCGCGTACTGCAAGACCGGACACTACAACCTGTGCCCGCAGATGCACTTCATGGCGACGCCGCCAGTCGACGGAGCGCTGTCTGAGTGGGTGATCTGGCCCGAAGATTTCACCTTTGCCATTCCGGACAGCATGAGCCTCGATTCGGCGGCGCTGCTGGAACCGCTGGCGGTGGGCGTGTGGGCGGCCCGGCGCGGCGGCGTCAAGATGGGAGACAGCGTGGCGGTCATCGGAGCCGGGCCGATCGGCTGCACCACGCTTCAGGCCGCGAAGGCAGCGGGCGCGACCACCCTGATCGCCGTTGATCTGGAAGACTTTCGGCTTGATCTGGCACGTCAGCTCGGGGCCACGCACACCATCAATGCCCGCACCGAGGACCCGGTGC is a window encoding:
- a CDS encoding NAD(P)-dependent alcohol dehydrogenase, producing the protein MTQARTSKTSLLNAVRDLSWEERTVPAPGPFEVRVQVQRIGVCGSDVHYYTHGRIGGFVVEAPLVLGHEVSGTVEAVGEGVTRLKVGDRVALEPGIPCRKCAYCKTGHYNLCPQMHFMATPPVDGALSEWVIWPEDFTFAIPDSMSLDSAALLEPLAVGVWAARRGGVKMGDSVAVIGAGPIGCTTLQAAKAAGATTLIAVDLEDFRLDLARQLGATHTINARTEDPV